A genomic segment from Nocardia cyriacigeorgica GUH-2 encodes:
- a CDS encoding Ppx/GppA phosphatase family protein — protein MSDRVAAVDCGTNSIRLLIADIGADGKLTDVHREMRIVRLGQGVDATGRLAPEAIERTRVALADYVALMREHQVARVRMVATSATRDAANREDFFAMTRAELGAVVPGAEAEVITGDEEARLSFSGAVGELPADAGPFVVVDLGGGSTELVVGDGDGVHAAYSADIGCVRITERCLPGNPPDAEQITAARAFAAERLAEAFTHVPVDSAHTWVGVAGTMTTIAAVALDLPEYDSERVHLTRLTSQQLHEVCDRLVAMNHDQRASLGPMHPGRVDVIGGGAVITEVLAEELARRAGITELIVSEHDILDGIALSIA, from the coding sequence ATGAGTGACCGGGTCGCCGCGGTCGATTGCGGCACCAATTCGATTCGCCTATTGATCGCCGATATCGGTGCCGACGGCAAACTCACCGACGTGCACCGCGAGATGCGCATCGTGCGCCTCGGCCAGGGCGTCGACGCCACCGGCAGGCTCGCCCCCGAAGCCATCGAACGCACCCGCGTCGCGCTCGCCGACTACGTCGCGCTCATGCGTGAACACCAGGTCGCCCGGGTGCGCATGGTCGCCACCTCCGCCACCCGCGACGCCGCCAACCGCGAGGACTTCTTCGCCATGACCCGCGCCGAACTCGGCGCCGTGGTGCCCGGCGCGGAGGCCGAGGTCATCACCGGTGACGAGGAGGCGCGCCTGTCGTTCTCCGGCGCGGTCGGCGAATTGCCCGCTGACGCAGGCCCATTCGTCGTCGTCGATTTGGGCGGCGGCTCCACCGAACTGGTGGTCGGCGACGGCGACGGCGTGCACGCCGCCTACTCCGCCGACATCGGCTGCGTCCGGATCACCGAACGCTGCCTGCCCGGCAACCCGCCCGACGCCGAACAGATCACCGCCGCACGCGCTTTCGCCGCCGAACGGCTCGCCGAGGCGTTCACCCATGTGCCCGTCGATTCGGCGCACACCTGGGTCGGCGTCGCCGGCACGATGACCACTATCGCCGCCGTCGCGCTGGATCTGCCCGAATACGATTCCGAGCGCGTGCATCTCACCCGGCTGACCTCGCAGCAACTGCACGAGGTCTGCGATCGCCTCGTCGCCATGAACCACGATCAACGCGCCTCCCTCGGCCCCATGCACCCCGGCCGTGTCGACGTCATCGGCGGCGGCGCCGTCATCACCGAGGTGCTCGCCGAGGAACTGGCCCGCCGCGCAGGCATCACCGAACTGATCGTCAGCGAACACGACATCCTCGACGGCATCGCTCTCTCGATCGCCTGA